One window from the genome of Metabacillus flavus encodes:
- the nfsA gene encoding oxygen-insensitive NADPH nitroreductase, which yields MNTTIETILNHRSIRKFQDRPLTDEQISLLVKAAQAASTSSNIQAYSIIGVKNPETKQKLAELAGNQSYVAHNGHFFVFCADLYRHQKVGEMEKQDVTDSIESTEKFMVAIIDAALAAQNTAIAAESMGLGICYIGGLRNNLPEVSNVLKTPDRVIPLFGMTIGYPDQNPDVKPRLPFNHLYFEEQYDTGEQYEEQLKEYNETVSAYYNERTDGRRSDTWTGQMAQMLSHPQRMYMKDFVQKKGFDKK from the coding sequence ATGAATACAACAATTGAAACCATCTTAAATCACCGCTCAATACGAAAATTCCAGGATCGTCCCCTCACGGACGAACAAATATCCCTGCTCGTAAAAGCCGCACAGGCTGCTTCTACATCCAGCAATATTCAAGCCTACTCAATCATCGGCGTGAAAAACCCTGAAACGAAGCAGAAGCTGGCAGAGCTTGCAGGAAACCAGTCATATGTGGCACATAACGGCCACTTCTTTGTATTCTGCGCAGACCTTTACCGCCACCAAAAAGTAGGGGAAATGGAGAAACAAGATGTCACCGATTCCATTGAAAGCACTGAAAAATTCATGGTAGCGATCATTGATGCTGCTCTCGCTGCCCAAAATACAGCAATCGCTGCAGAATCAATGGGACTTGGCATCTGCTATATCGGAGGGTTGAGGAACAATCTTCCTGAAGTATCAAATGTTCTTAAAACTCCTGACCGGGTAATTCCGCTCTTTGGAATGACAATTGGCTACCCGGACCAAAACCCGGATGTAAAACCGCGGCTTCCATTTAACCATCTTTATTTTGAAGAACAGTATGACACTGGAGAGCAATACGAAGAGCAGCTGAAAGAGTATAACGAAACTGTGTCCGCCTACTACAATGAACGCACGGACGGAAGGCGCTCTGATACATGGACCGGCCAAATGGCGCAAATGCTATCCCATCCCCAAAGGATGTATATGAAAGACTTTGTTCAAAAGAAAGGCTTTGACAAGAAGTAA
- a CDS encoding MFS transporter, whose translation MNDQTKLSKRKLLGIAGMGWMFDAMDVGLLSFIIAALAVEWHLKPDQMAWIGSVNSIGMAAGALIFGLMADRIGRKNVFIITLLLFSVGSGLSALAWALPVFLVLRFIIGMGLGGELPVASTLVSESVKPHERGRIVVLLESFWAGGWLLAALIAFFIIPRFGWQTALVISALPAFYALYLRWNLPDSKAFKAVQEKDQETMLQKVAKVWSGKYKKRTAMLWILWFSVVFSYYGMFLWLPSVMTMKGFTLIKSFEYVLIMTLAQLPGYFSAAWLIEKKGRKFVLIVYLSGTALSAYFFGNAETPALLLASGMFLSFFNLGAWGALYAYTPEQYPTSIRGTGSGMAASFGRIGGILGPLLVGYMIKMNVEIGTIFTIFCFSIIIGVLSVAFLGRETKQTEMEEF comes from the coding sequence ATGAATGATCAAACAAAGCTTTCGAAACGGAAGCTTTTAGGGATAGCAGGAATGGGTTGGATGTTTGATGCAATGGATGTTGGACTCCTCTCATTTATTATCGCCGCGCTTGCGGTTGAATGGCATCTGAAACCGGATCAAATGGCTTGGATCGGCTCGGTCAATTCAATTGGGATGGCAGCCGGGGCTCTCATTTTTGGCTTGATGGCGGACCGCATCGGCAGAAAAAACGTTTTTATTATCACTCTTCTGTTGTTTTCTGTGGGAAGCGGACTATCTGCCCTGGCTTGGGCACTGCCTGTTTTTCTTGTTTTGCGATTTATCATAGGAATGGGTTTAGGTGGCGAGCTACCGGTTGCCTCGACGCTCGTCTCAGAAAGTGTGAAACCGCATGAAAGAGGCCGCATCGTCGTACTTCTTGAAAGCTTTTGGGCAGGCGGATGGCTCCTTGCAGCCTTGATTGCCTTCTTTATCATTCCGCGTTTTGGCTGGCAGACAGCACTGGTCATCAGTGCACTTCCTGCATTTTATGCACTATATTTACGATGGAATCTTCCGGATTCCAAAGCGTTTAAGGCTGTTCAGGAAAAAGACCAGGAAACGATGCTGCAAAAAGTAGCGAAGGTATGGAGCGGGAAATACAAAAAACGCACCGCTATGCTTTGGATTCTATGGTTTTCCGTGGTATTTTCCTATTACGGTATGTTTCTATGGCTGCCAAGCGTCATGACCATGAAAGGATTCACCTTAATTAAAAGTTTTGAATATGTCCTTATTATGACTCTTGCTCAGCTTCCAGGTTACTTCAGTGCGGCCTGGCTGATTGAAAAAAAGGGCCGGAAATTTGTCCTGATTGTTTACCTGTCAGGTACTGCTCTGAGTGCCTATTTCTTTGGAAATGCAGAAACACCAGCGCTGCTTCTTGCGTCAGGAATGTTTCTTTCCTTCTTTAATCTTGGGGCATGGGGAGCGCTCTATGCATACACCCCTGAACAGTATCCAACTTCCATTCGGGGAACAGGATCAGGGATGGCGGCCTCGTTCGGAAGAATCGGTGGAATATTGGGACCGCTGCTTGTTGGTTATATGATTAAAATGAATGTTGAAATAGGAACGATCTTTACAATTTTCTGTTTCTCCATCATCATCGGTGTGCTTTCAGTTGCATTTCTGGGAAGGGAAACGAAACAAACGGAAATGGAAGAATTTTAA
- a CDS encoding flavodoxin family protein encodes MTVKALVLNCSLKKGDEESNTEALVKKATGIMQREGVFVETVRVADYKVAFGISDDMGGGDEWPQIFEKVIEADILIIGTPLWIGEKSSIAAMVMERLYGGSSLTNEKGQSIYYNKVGGVVVTGNEDGAKDAAKSILYGLSHMGFTVPPNVDTYWVGEAGPGPSFIEADGHKNEFTKQHVQMLAFNLMHFARMLKGNPIPAQGTVIQ; translated from the coding sequence ATGACGGTAAAAGCACTGGTATTAAACTGTTCCTTAAAAAAGGGCGATGAAGAATCGAATACTGAAGCGTTAGTCAAAAAGGCCACCGGCATCATGCAGCGTGAAGGAGTATTTGTTGAAACAGTCAGAGTAGCTGACTATAAAGTCGCTTTTGGAATCTCCGATGATATGGGTGGAGGAGATGAATGGCCGCAGATCTTTGAAAAAGTGATAGAGGCGGATATTTTAATCATAGGCACCCCCCTTTGGATTGGGGAGAAAAGCAGCATTGCAGCCATGGTTATGGAGAGGCTGTATGGCGGAAGCAGCCTGACCAATGAAAAAGGACAATCCATCTATTACAACAAAGTCGGCGGAGTCGTTGTAACAGGGAATGAGGATGGAGCAAAAGATGCGGCCAAATCCATTTTGTACGGTCTTTCGCATATGGGCTTTACCGTTCCTCCAAATGTTGATACATATTGGGTGGGAGAGGCTGGACCAGGTCCTTCTTTTATTGAAGCGGATGGACATAAAAATGAATTTACAAAACAGCATGTGCAAATGCTTGCGTTTAACCTGATGCATTTTGCCAGAATGCTGAAAGGAAACCCAATTCCTGCTCAGGGTACGGTAATTCAATAA
- a CDS encoding spore morphogenesis/germination protein YwcE, whose translation MDVFVVYLFIATATPLFLWPERKRLAIIHIPFIVGMWAYFLLYLSGSLNFIDHYVLNMIFVGNVVFAHIAAFLIYAFPIIKREHEKKHAPKSPIIE comes from the coding sequence ATGGATGTGTTCGTGGTTTATCTTTTCATCGCGACAGCAACTCCTTTATTTCTCTGGCCTGAACGAAAGAGATTAGCAATCATCCATATTCCGTTTATTGTTGGAATGTGGGCTTACTTTCTCCTCTATCTCAGCGGAAGCTTAAATTTCATCGATCACTACGTCCTCAATATGATCTTCGTCGGCAATGTAGTATTTGCCCATATCGCAGCATTCCTAATTTATGCCTTCCCGATCATTAAGCGTGAGCATGAGAAGAAGCACGCTCCAAAATCACCAATTATTGAATAA
- the qoxD gene encoding cytochrome aa3 quinol oxidase subunit IV: protein MAGNTQTSHNTHSSHDKFPWSNVIGFALSIVLTLLALWVGLASGFSDTTILIIIFVFAFFQAALQLLMFMHMTESSSGWIQTLNTVFAAFIAIVIVAGTVWVMGSHGGHSEHQKNPPSHGEHGEHEGK from the coding sequence ATGGCTGGAAATACTCAAACATCTCATAACACACATTCATCTCATGATAAATTCCCATGGAGCAATGTCATTGGTTTTGCATTATCCATCGTTTTAACATTGCTCGCTCTATGGGTAGGCTTAGCATCAGGATTCTCTGATACCACTATCCTGATCATCATTTTCGTCTTTGCTTTCTTCCAGGCTGCACTTCAGCTGCTTATGTTCATGCATATGACAGAGAGCAGCAGCGGATGGATTCAAACCCTCAATACTGTGTTTGCAGCATTCATTGCGATTGTAATCGTAGCTGGAACAGTTTGGGTAATGGGATCGCATGGCGGTCACTCAGAACATCAGAAAAACCCGCCTTCTCATGGTGAACATGGAGAACATGAAGGTAAATAA
- the qoxC gene encoding cytochrome aa3 quinol oxidase subunit III: protein MGHSHTHDGSNTPLEYQSEIGRLNIVGFWIFLGAEIALFSTLFATYFALFNQTADGPLPGDMFKVEGVLIMTFLLLISSFTSGIAIHELRRHNMKGVFIWTIITLLLGAGFVGYEVFEFVEYVHEGATLQTSAFWSAFFVLAGTHGLHVSIGIAWISLILIQVKKRGLTPQTATKLFISSLYWHFLDVVWIFIFTGVYLMGMVL from the coding sequence TTGGGACATTCACACACACATGATGGTTCAAACACGCCGCTGGAATATCAATCTGAAATAGGCAGATTGAATATTGTAGGCTTCTGGATTTTCCTTGGAGCGGAAATTGCGTTGTTCTCTACACTTTTTGCAACGTATTTCGCATTATTTAACCAAACTGCAGATGGTCCGCTTCCTGGGGATATGTTCAAAGTAGAAGGCGTATTGATTATGACATTCCTGCTTTTGATAAGCAGTTTTACAAGCGGTATTGCCATTCATGAGCTGCGCCGCCACAACATGAAGGGTGTATTCATTTGGACGATTATTACCCTTCTTCTCGGCGCCGGCTTTGTTGGCTACGAAGTATTTGAGTTCGTTGAGTATGTACATGAAGGCGCTACGCTCCAGACAAGTGCTTTCTGGTCCGCATTCTTTGTTCTTGCAGGGACACACGGACTTCACGTATCCATCGGTATCGCATGGATTTCCTTAATCCTAATCCAGGTTAAAAAGCGCGGTTTAACACCACAAACTGCTACCAAGCTTTTTATCTCAAGTCTTTACTGGCATTTCCTTGACGTCGTCTGGATTTTCATTTTCACTGGAGTCTATTTGATGGGGATGGTGTTGTAA
- the qoxB gene encoding cytochrome aa3 quinol oxidase subunit I, with protein MFEFIKNNLILDDPLIMGAQVSIGLTTVAIIFVLSYFKKWKWLWTNWLTSVDHKKLGIMYIIAAILMLFRGGVDALLMRAQLTVNNAEFLNSQHYNEIFTTHGTIMIIFMAMPFLIGLINVVVPLQIGARDVAYPYLNSLSFWTFFVGAMLFNISFVFGGSPSAGWTAYMPLAGVESSPGPGQNYYLLGLQVAGIGTLMTGINFMVTILKMRAKGMTLMRMPMFTWTALITCLIIVFAFPVLTVALALMTFDRLFGSHFFTLADGGMPMLWANLFWIWGHPEVYIVILPAFGIFSEIIATFARKALFGYKAMVAAIVVISGLSFLVWVHHFFTMGSSAGVNSVFSITTMAIAIPTGVKIFNWLFTLYKGRIKFTVAMLWSLAFIPTFVIGGVTGVMLAMAAADYQYHNTYFLVAHFHYVLIAGTVYACFAGLYYWYPKMFGHKLNERIGRWSFWFFNIGFNVCFFPMFFLGLDGMPRRVNTYDAADGWQDLNIVASIGALGMAVGFMVLVYNIYYSFRFAEREQTGDAWDGRTLEWATSTAIPPHYNFAVIPEVTGMDEWWRMKQRNKTTGKREAVEYKPIHMPNYSGRPLIMSVAFGIAGFGMVFSLWWMAIIGLVGVFATMILRSLEIDDGYYVSVEEIQETEKRATV; from the coding sequence ATGTTTGAATTTATCAAGAACAATTTGATCCTTGACGATCCGCTTATTATGGGAGCTCAAGTATCTATTGGTCTTACTACAGTTGCAATTATTTTCGTCCTTTCCTACTTCAAAAAATGGAAATGGCTATGGACGAACTGGCTGACTTCGGTTGACCATAAAAAATTGGGGATTATGTATATCATTGCCGCAATTTTGATGCTTTTCCGCGGAGGGGTCGATGCACTCCTTATGCGTGCTCAGCTCACGGTAAATAATGCAGAGTTCCTGAACTCTCAGCATTACAATGAAATATTCACGACACATGGAACGATCATGATTATCTTCATGGCGATGCCGTTCCTGATTGGACTGATCAACGTTGTCGTTCCTCTTCAAATCGGTGCACGCGACGTTGCTTATCCTTATTTGAACTCATTGAGCTTTTGGACATTTTTCGTCGGAGCGATGCTCTTTAATATTTCATTTGTATTCGGGGGTTCTCCATCAGCAGGCTGGACAGCTTACATGCCTCTTGCCGGTGTTGAAAGCTCTCCTGGACCAGGGCAGAACTATTATTTGCTTGGTCTTCAAGTAGCAGGTATCGGTACTTTGATGACGGGTATTAACTTCATGGTTACGATCTTGAAAATGCGTGCAAAAGGTATGACGCTTATGCGTATGCCTATGTTTACATGGACTGCTCTTATCACATGTCTGATCATTGTGTTCGCTTTCCCTGTATTGACTGTAGCACTTGCACTTATGACATTTGACCGCTTGTTCGGTTCCCACTTCTTTACTCTTGCAGACGGCGGTATGCCGATGCTGTGGGCGAACCTTTTCTGGATTTGGGGACATCCTGAGGTATATATCGTTATCCTTCCGGCTTTCGGTATCTTCTCGGAAATCATTGCTACATTTGCACGAAAAGCACTGTTCGGATATAAAGCGATGGTTGCCGCAATCGTTGTTATTTCCGGTTTGAGCTTCCTTGTATGGGTGCATCACTTCTTTACAATGGGTTCAAGCGCTGGAGTTAACTCTGTATTCTCAATCACAACCATGGCAATTGCCATTCCTACAGGTGTAAAAATATTTAACTGGCTGTTTACGCTTTACAAAGGAAGAATTAAATTCACTGTTGCAATGCTTTGGTCTCTTGCTTTCATCCCGACATTCGTAATCGGGGGAGTTACAGGGGTTATGCTAGCAATGGCAGCAGCTGACTATCAATACCATAATACGTACTTCCTTGTTGCTCACTTCCACTACGTATTGATTGCCGGAACAGTTTATGCGTGTTTCGCTGGTCTTTACTACTGGTATCCAAAAATGTTCGGCCACAAACTGAACGAAAGAATCGGCCGCTGGAGCTTCTGGTTCTTTAACATTGGATTTAACGTTTGTTTCTTCCCAATGTTCTTCTTAGGTCTTGACGGTATGCCGCGCCGTGTTAACACATACGATGCAGCAGACGGCTGGCAGGATCTGAACATTGTTGCTTCAATCGGAGCACTTGGTATGGCTGTTGGATTTATGGTTCTTGTTTACAACATCTATTACAGCTTCCGTTTTGCGGAAAGAGAGCAAACAGGAGATGCATGGGATGGCCGTACACTTGAGTGGGCGACATCTACAGCAATTCCGCCGCACTACAACTTCGCTGTTATCCCTGAAGTAACTGGCATGGATGAATGGTGGAGAATGAAACAAAGAAATAAAACGACTGGCAAACGCGAAGCAGTTGAATATAAACCGATTCACATGCCGAACTATTCCGGCAGACCGCTTATTATGTCAGTAGCTTTCGGTATCGCAGGATTCGGTATGGTCTTCTCCCTATGGTGGATGGCGATTATCGGATTAGTCGGTGTATTTGCAACAATGATCCTTCGCTCGCTTGAAATTGACGATGGCTACTATGTCAGCGTAGAAGAAATACAAGAAACTGAAAAACGGGCAACCGTTTAA
- the qoxA gene encoding cytochrome aa3 quinol oxidase subunit II yields MVNLLGKYLKPIILFGALMSVFLLGGCSQMAVLDPKGPVAAQQRDLIMLSIVFMLFIIAVVFVLFVLIIFKYRERPANMGYEPPEMEGSKFLEIVWTVIPIIIVIALSIPTVQAIYSLEEIPESEHADKKPLVVYATSVDWKWIFSYPEEDIETVNQLYIPEDRPLEFRLTSADTMASFWIPQLGGQKYAMSEMEMKLYLQSDEPGVYEGRNANFTGEGFTKQRFKVYSQTEKDFAAWVKKSQSAPELKEEQYEKLMFPGDAKPMTFSSTHLGFVDHAKDPEYAIRVREKYGVTYQEHHSKTEEKEKNDTGEELGSK; encoded by the coding sequence ATGGTGAACCTTTTGGGTAAATATTTGAAACCTATCATTTTATTTGGAGCTTTAATGTCAGTGTTTTTGCTTGGCGGCTGCAGCCAGATGGCCGTTCTCGATCCGAAAGGACCGGTTGCCGCGCAGCAAAGAGACCTGATCATGCTCTCTATCGTATTTATGCTGTTTATCATAGCAGTTGTCTTCGTTTTGTTTGTTCTTATTATTTTTAAATACCGCGAGCGCCCTGCAAACATGGGATATGAGCCGCCTGAAATGGAAGGCAGCAAGTTTCTTGAGATTGTTTGGACGGTTATTCCGATTATTATCGTAATCGCACTTTCCATTCCAACAGTTCAGGCCATCTACAGCCTGGAAGAAATACCGGAAAGTGAACACGCGGATAAGAAACCGCTTGTTGTTTATGCAACATCTGTAGACTGGAAGTGGATCTTCAGTTATCCGGAGGAAGATATTGAGACAGTCAATCAGCTTTATATTCCTGAGGATCGTCCGCTGGAATTCCGTTTAACATCTGCTGACACAATGGCATCATTCTGGATTCCTCAGCTAGGCGGACAGAAATATGCTATGTCAGAAATGGAAATGAAGCTTTACCTTCAATCCGATGAGCCTGGTGTATACGAAGGACGCAATGCCAACTTCACAGGTGAAGGATTTACAAAACAGCGTTTTAAAGTCTACTCCCAAACAGAGAAAGATTTCGCTGCCTGGGTGAAGAAAAGCCAAAGTGCTCCTGAACTGAAAGAGGAGCAGTATGAGAAATTAATGTTCCCTGGTGATGCGAAACCGATGACATTCTCTTCAACTCACTTAGGATTTGTAGATCACGCGAAGGACCCTGAATATGCAATCAGAGTCCGTGAGAAATACGGAGTAACTTACCAGGAGCATCATTCAAAGACCGAAGAAAAAGAAAAGAATGATACCGGGGAAGAATTAGGCTCCAAATAG
- a CDS encoding PTS transporter subunit IIBC, with protein MKSLFSFDFWQKFGKALMVVVAVMPAAGIMISLGKLVAMMGGDVTLVMTIARVMEDIGWAIITNLHILFAVAIGGSWAKERAGGAFAALIAFVLINRITGAIFGVNAAMFDDPNAVVNSLFGQDLLVKDYFTSVLGAPALNMGVFVGIISGFLGANLFNKYYNYSKLPDALAFFNGKRFVPFAVIGGSVITAIVLSLVWPFVQGLLNDFGKWIASSKDTAPIIAPFIFGTLERLLLPFGLHHMLTVPMNYTALGGTYTVLTGSSAGTVVSGQDPLWLAWIADLNNYLAAGNQAGYEKLLNDVHPARFKVGQMILSTASLIGIAYAMYRNVDKDKRKKYKSMFFSAGLAVFLTGVTEPIEFMFMFAAPLLYIVYAITTGLAFALADIINLRVHSFGFIELLTRTPMIFKAGLWMDFVNFLIACAVFFGLNFGVAHFLIKRFNFPTPGRNGNYIDNEDGEKTGGAVQEGSLAPAIIELLGGRSNITDVDACMTRLRVTVKDSSLVAGEPKWKEQGALGLIVKDKGVQAIYGPKADVIKSDIQDLLGA; from the coding sequence ATGAAAAGTTTATTTTCATTTGATTTCTGGCAAAAGTTCGGTAAAGCACTTATGGTAGTGGTTGCCGTTATGCCTGCTGCCGGAATCATGATTTCTTTAGGGAAATTAGTAGCGATGATGGGAGGGGACGTCACCCTTGTCATGACCATCGCACGAGTAATGGAGGATATCGGATGGGCGATCATCACGAACCTTCACATTTTATTTGCAGTAGCCATTGGGGGATCCTGGGCTAAAGAACGTGCCGGCGGTGCCTTTGCTGCCCTAATCGCATTCGTTCTAATTAACCGGATCACTGGTGCGATCTTCGGAGTAAACGCTGCCATGTTCGATGATCCGAACGCAGTAGTAAACTCATTGTTTGGACAAGATCTTCTTGTAAAAGATTATTTCACATCAGTACTTGGGGCTCCGGCCCTTAACATGGGAGTTTTCGTTGGAATCATTTCCGGTTTCCTCGGAGCGAACCTGTTCAATAAATATTACAACTACAGTAAATTGCCTGATGCTCTTGCTTTCTTCAACGGAAAACGTTTTGTACCGTTCGCTGTTATTGGCGGATCTGTCATTACTGCAATCGTCCTGTCTCTTGTATGGCCTTTCGTCCAAGGTTTGCTGAATGACTTCGGTAAATGGATTGCGTCTTCTAAAGATACTGCACCAATCATTGCACCATTCATCTTTGGGACACTTGAGCGTCTGCTCCTTCCTTTCGGATTGCACCACATGCTGACGGTTCCGATGAACTATACTGCTCTTGGCGGAACGTACACCGTTCTGACTGGATCAAGCGCAGGAACAGTCGTTTCCGGTCAAGATCCGCTATGGCTTGCTTGGATTGCTGACTTGAACAACTACCTGGCTGCAGGAAACCAGGCTGGATACGAAAAACTATTGAACGACGTTCACCCTGCCCGCTTTAAAGTAGGACAAATGATTCTTTCAACTGCTTCTTTGATCGGTATCGCTTATGCCATGTACCGCAATGTTGATAAAGACAAACGCAAAAAGTACAAATCCATGTTCTTTTCTGCCGGTCTTGCAGTATTCCTTACTGGGGTTACAGAACCGATTGAATTCATGTTCATGTTTGCTGCACCGCTTTTGTATATTGTTTATGCCATTACTACAGGACTTGCATTTGCCCTTGCTGATATCATTAACCTGCGCGTCCACTCATTCGGATTCATTGAGCTGTTAACTCGCACCCCGATGATCTTCAAAGCTGGACTGTGGATGGATTTCGTAAACTTCCTTATTGCATGTGCTGTGTTCTTCGGACTGAACTTCGGAGTGGCGCATTTCCTAATCAAACGCTTCAACTTCCCAACACCGGGACGCAATGGAAACTACATTGACAACGAAGATGGCGAAAAAACAGGCGGAGCTGTTCAAGAAGGTTCTCTCGCACCTGCTATCATTGAACTTCTTGGTGGAAGATCCAATATTACAGATGTAGATGCCTGCATGACACGCCTTCGTGTAACAGTAAAAGATTCTTCCCTTGTAGCAGGCGAACCTAAATGGAAAGAACAAGGCGCACTTGGCCTGATCGTTAAAGACAAAGGCGTACAAGCCATCTACGGACCAAAAGCAGACGTTATTAAATCTGATATCCAGGATTTACTGGGAGCATAA